CGTTATCAAATATGGCAGCAAGAGTAAACTGCAACAAAATTATAGGGTATAAAAATTTGTTATATATATGGATTTAAATCAGTAACTTAACCGTCTATGGAGTAAGATCATGTTACGAGTTAAGGGATTGTTGTGGAGGTTGTTTCTTTGAATATTAAAAATTTGAAAATGTTTTGTTTAGTAGTAGATGAAGGGAGTAAAGCCAAGCGGAGAGATTATCCCAGCCAGCTGTAACCATCATTTAACCAATTGGAAAATTTATATAGGACATTATTATTTGATCGAACGGAGGGGAAAATGAAATTAACGGAAACAGGAAGAATGTTATATCCTTTTGCAAAATCAATTGTCAATAACTTTAATCAATTTAGTTAACATTTTAAACAATTCCTTTTTCAATCGGGTTAGGTACAAAGAAAAACTCCTGCCGAAGAAATAGTTAAAGCACTATCTTCGACAGGAGTCATCAGCCTTAAGGCGGCAGTTAATGGCGAACTCCATCGCCCGAATTTCTTTAATGACATATTAACAAAAACTTTCTTTCTAATTTACAAAGTTGTTCACACATAAAATTCTTTGTCCATCATTTTTTCCTTCCTCCTTCCGCTCTAAGCCTTCTCCTACTTGGTCTCCCGCCTTCTCTCCATCTTTTGGAATAGAAAAAAGTTTGTCCCGCTTTTTTCCCACTTTTGCTCAAACTTGTACCAAATTTTCTTGGTCTCAGACATAAAAAACTTTGTCCAAAAATCCTGTATTTCTCCTGCATTTTCTCCAGTTTCCACCCTGCCTTTCTTATTTTCCTCCTGCATTTCCTCATTCCCCGCTCTTTTTCATACCTTTGGGGTTCTTACGAACCCCCTCTTGCTTTTCATTCAATCGCTGTTTAATCCAGCTTTTCTCTTGCTTTTCTTCCTTCCATTTCCTCACGCTTTTCCTCACTCTTTTTTCAGTCTTTTGGGTTCGTAAGAACCCTTCAAACATTCCACTCAAACGTTGTTATATCAAGGATTTCCCCTTCATTTCTTCCCGCATTTTTCCGCTCTGCTTTTTCCCGCTCTTTTCCATGCATTTGGGTTCGTAAGAACCCTTCGCACTTTTCATTCAAATTTTTTTATATCAGGATTTTCTCCTTCTTTATTTCTGCTTTTTTATCCAAGCAAAAAGAATGAGATTCCTCTTCCCACCCTTTCTTCCTTGCTTTTCTTCCTGCCATTTTCCCGCCCTCTTTTCAGGCATTCGGGGTTCGTAAGAACCCCCTCATACTTTCATTCAAACGTTTCTATATCAGGATTATTTCCGTCTTTTCTTCATACCTTTTTTCCAGCCTTTTTCTCAATCTTTTTCAGGCTTTTGGGTTCGCAAGAACCCTTCAGTATGCTCATTCAAACGTTGTAATATCAAGGTTATTCCCTGTTTTTCTTCCTCCTTTTCCCGCTCATTTTTTCATGCTTTTGGGGTTCATAAGAACCCTTCACACTTTTCATTCAACCGTTGATAGGACAAGGTTCTCTCCTATTTTTTCTCACTTTCATTCATACAAAAAAGGGTGGGATTCCTGTTTCCACCCTTTTCCCCTTCTATTTATTCACATATTATCCACATATTATCAACAGGAATATTAGAACTTTAATTGATTACTCTATAGGTTTGTTTGGTGATTCTGGTGTTTATTTTGGATTACATTGGCTTTTATTCCTGCTTTTTTTCATGTTAAAAAGACCGAAGGGCTATCAGGCTTTCACCCGATATTCCTTCAGTCTTGACCATACTTTTTTATTTAAGGACATGGTTTATTGTGTAAGGACAATGATTTTTAGATGTGTACAAAGAAAAGAAAAAAGGAATAAGGATTAAAGGTAATTTACTAAATCTGTACTTCGATATTCTTTTCGTAAATCTTCCCATTCTGTAAACAAGTCAATTACCCACTTTTCAGCATAATCAATTCTCAAAAAATTCATCGCCGTAACTAAAACTCTTATAGCAACTTCAATGACATAATTTAAAATCTCACATTCTCTTTGTGGTTGATGTTGCATGTTACCAAAATTAAAACTATCTTGACCATTCATAGCCCCGTATGATATGTACGTAGTTGGATTATAATGCACGTAACTATTGAACTTTTTATAGATTCCATTATAAATATCCAGATTATTAGTTTTCTTAGCAAATCTATAGATATTTTTAAATAAAATAATGTCATTTTCTTCTACCTTATTGACTGCCTTCTTTATTTCATTTAGCATTCTTTTATCAGCTTGCCCCTGAAAAACTATTTTATATCCCACTTTATTATTCAACATTTGTTTTAGCTGATATTTGTTTAGTAAATCATAACTACGAATTACTTCCTCTTTCTGTATTGAATTAGTTACATAACATAAATGAAAATAACTTTCTATTAAAGTTCTAACCAGTGGTATTGCTTCAACATAACCATTTTTTAAATCTTCATCATCAAGATTCACTAATATCTTAATCGCTTTATAATTTCTTTTACATTTTAGATAAGTATGATAAAAGTATTGTCTTAAAGATTCTTCTACGTTTTCCTTAAATTCTTTAAGATTCTCTAAATAATAAAATACCTCAAACAATTCATCAGAATATACATTAAGTTTATCCAATAAATTATAAACAGCAGTATCCGACATTTTTCCCCTCCTCCAACATTCAGGAATAATAGTATCTTATGACTTTATTTAGGATATAGATATTCAATAGAAAAACATGCCATCTCTAATAATCAATCTTTTACAAAATGGTATAATTCAAGAAAAGAAAAAGCAAATTATGGTTTCTAAGTAGTTCAGTTTTGAAGTAGAAAATCTAAAATATTTACTAAATTCGCAAGGTAAATAAACGATAAAAAGGCATTAAAATTAACCTTGAAAAACTCTTGGAAAAAATCCAAGTGTTTTGTTGTTCTAAAGGAATAGCAACTTTTCTTATTTAATGTCATTAATTAATTTTCCATCTTCTTTTTTGTCTAACAAATTAATACTATCATTGGTTATTTCATACTTCCAACTACTCATAGCCTTTGTTCCATTAACTGTGATATTGTAATTCTTTGATAGTGTGACGATATAATTGTTGCCTTCTTTTTCAGCCCGAATTGACATATCTAACTTGGTGGTGTTTCCTTTTTTTCCTCCAATCTGAATCGTCTTTGAAATGGTGTCACCACTTTTCAGCGTTGTTGGAAATTTAATATCTGTCGTATCTGTTTCTGTGCTGTTGTATTTGTCTATGGCTTTTTTTACTGCACTTCCTAATGATAATTCATTAATTTTTTTGCTGTTTGCACTTTGATTGTTTGCAGAAACGTGGTTGCCTTTATTTAAACTACATCCAAAAAGAGAAAGACAAAGCAACAAAACCGCACTTAATAATAATATATTTTTCATAAAAAGCCCTCCTGATATTTAAGCTACTCCCTTATTTGACGAATGAAGGAAACTATAGTTTCAATATCGTTCAAACGTACAATTAACTTTTAATATTCATTACAAAGAAGGCGAATACCCTAAACCGAAACTACCATAAATGGGTTAGCCTCGGAAACTTCCCTCTTCTCCTTAAAAAAACAAGCAAATCCTACAAAATATATTCCGAAAACTTATACTCATTTTCTGTTTCTACGGATATCATTTAATACTTCCAGCCATTTCTCCCCATATGGTAATCCAGCCATTCTTATAATCTTCCAATCTGGTAATACTTCTTCTTGTGTTTCCATTGTATCTATCACG
Above is a genomic segment from Neobacillus endophyticus containing:
- a CDS encoding DUF5677 domain-containing protein, giving the protein MSDTAVYNLLDKLNVYSDELFEVFYYLENLKEFKENVEESLRQYFYHTYLKCKRNYKAIKILVNLDDEDLKNGYVEAIPLVRTLIESYFHLCYVTNSIQKEEVIRSYDLLNKYQLKQMLNNKVGYKIVFQGQADKRMLNEIKKAVNKVEENDIILFKNIYRFAKKTNNLDIYNGIYKKFNSYVHYNPTTYISYGAMNGQDSFNFGNMQHQPQRECEILNYVIEVAIRVLVTAMNFLRIDYAEKWVIDLFTEWEDLRKEYRSTDLVNYL